In a genomic window of Candidatus Margulisiibacteriota bacterium:
- a CDS encoding UDP-N-acetylglucosamine 4,6-dehydratase family protein: MKDYFSGKKILVTGGTGSIGSEIVRQVIKYEPSVIRVFSNDEDAQFNLSQKYGSKGKVRFLFGDIRDEERLKWAMDSIDIVFHAAALKHVPACEFDPFEAVKTNVIGTQNVIKEALFQNVGKVINISTDKAVNPINVMGATKLLAERITISSNNYKGLGRTAFACVRFGNVLASRGSVVPIFLDQIKRGGPVTVTDPNMTRFIMSIAQSVELILNAAVGSKGGEIFILKMPAVKVGVLAEAMIEMLAGRYGHDPKKIEIKEIGMRSGEKFHEELMTHIEMTNAVDDGKMYTILPGMLDKKSSSPSADYNSASAEQLNKSEIIKTLGDLLPA; this comes from the coding sequence ATGAAGGATTACTTTTCCGGCAAAAAGATCCTGGTGACGGGGGGAACGGGTTCGATCGGCAGCGAGATCGTCCGGCAGGTCATTAAATATGAACCTTCCGTTATCAGAGTATTCAGCAATGATGAGGATGCCCAATTTAATTTGTCTCAGAAATACGGCAGCAAAGGCAAAGTGCGTTTCTTGTTCGGCGATATCCGTGATGAAGAGCGTTTAAAATGGGCGATGGACTCAATTGATATAGTTTTTCACGCTGCCGCGCTCAAGCATGTGCCCGCTTGTGAATTTGATCCATTTGAAGCTGTGAAAACAAATGTTATCGGAACACAGAATGTGATCAAAGAGGCCTTATTCCAGAACGTCGGGAAGGTCATTAATATAAGCACTGATAAGGCAGTCAATCCGATCAATGTCATGGGGGCCACCAAATTACTGGCCGAAAGGATCACCATCTCCTCCAATAATTATAAGGGTTTGGGCCGAACGGCTTTTGCCTGCGTCCGCTTCGGCAATGTGCTGGCTTCCCGCGGGTCAGTCGTCCCGATATTTTTGGATCAGATCAAACGGGGTGGGCCGGTGACGGTAACCGATCCCAACATGACCCGGTTTATCATGAGCATAGCGCAATCGGTAGAACTGATCTTGAACGCCGCGGTCGGCTCCAAAGGTGGAGAGATCTTTATCCTTAAAATGCCGGCGGTCAAAGTCGGAGTTTTGGCGGAGGCGATGATCGAAATGCTGGCTGGCAGGTATGGTCATGACCCCAAAAAGATCGAAATTAAGGAGATCGGTATGCGTTCGGGAGAAAAGTTCCACGAAGAGTTGATGACGCACATTGAAATGACCAATGCCGTTGATGACGGTAAAATGTACACAATTTTGCCCGGGATGCTTGACAAGAAGTCAAGCAGCCCGTCAGCCGATTACAATTCAGCCAGCGCCGAACAGCTAAATAAGTCGGAAATAATAAAGACGCTGGGAGACTTGCTTCCGGCATGA
- a CDS encoding radical SAM protein, whose product MRVLLVVYDNDSYIHWFPQGLGYIAAVLLKAGHEVEIYSQDQHHYPESHLQAHLDKNRYDFIGVSVVGGYYQYRKLLKISEAINRAKNRPFYIIGGHGPSPEPEYFLKKTGADAVVIGEGERTIIELLEAVAQRLPLKEVKGIASREGDKVVVNERRPLIEDIDSIPFPAYELFPIEYYRLLRMPHATNADFVMPILSGRGCTFECNFCYRMDKGFRPRRSDSIIEEIELLKRKFGITYIAFGDELLMSSVARTEELCRAFIKAQLNIKWDCNGRLNYAKPDLLKLMKEAGCVFINYGIESMDEKALRAMNKALTVKQIITGIENTLAAGISPGYNIIFGNIGENAESLRLGMEFLLKYDDHSQLRTIRPVTPYPGSPLYYYAIEKGLLKDCADFYENKHTNSDLLSVNFTEMTEDEVLRALHDANIQLIENYYSHQRIKARETAKKLYLEKDQSFRGFRQS is encoded by the coding sequence TTGAGAGTTTTACTGGTAGTTTATGATAACGACTCCTATATTCACTGGTTCCCCCAGGGTTTGGGGTATATTGCCGCCGTGTTGCTTAAAGCCGGCCACGAAGTAGAGATTTATAGCCAGGATCAGCATCATTATCCCGAATCGCATCTTCAGGCCCATCTTGATAAGAACCGGTATGATTTTATCGGTGTCAGCGTGGTCGGCGGCTATTACCAATACAGGAAATTGCTGAAAATATCCGAGGCGATCAACCGCGCTAAGAACCGGCCTTTTTACATCATCGGCGGCCACGGTCCTTCACCGGAGCCGGAGTACTTCTTGAAAAAGACCGGCGCTGACGCGGTGGTCATCGGCGAAGGCGAAAGAACGATAATCGAATTGTTAGAAGCGGTGGCGCAGCGATTGCCGCTGAAGGAGGTCAAAGGGATCGCTTCCCGGGAGGGCGACAAGGTTGTTGTTAACGAACGCCGGCCCCTGATCGAAGATATAGATTCCATCCCGTTCCCGGCTTATGAGCTCTTCCCAATAGAATATTATCGGCTGCTGCGGATGCCCCACGCGACCAATGCCGACTTTGTCATGCCGATCCTTTCCGGGCGGGGCTGTACTTTTGAATGCAATTTCTGCTACCGGATGGACAAGGGTTTCCGGCCGCGACGGAGCGACAGCATCATCGAGGAGATCGAATTGCTGAAAAGGAAATTCGGCATTACTTATATCGCCTTTGGCGATGAGCTGCTGATGTCCTCGGTCGCCAGGACGGAAGAGCTTTGCCGGGCATTCATAAAAGCGCAGTTGAACATTAAATGGGATTGCAACGGCAGATTGAATTACGCCAAGCCCGATCTTCTAAAGCTGATGAAGGAAGCCGGGTGTGTTTTTATTAATTATGGAATTGAATCAATGGATGAAAAAGCGTTGCGGGCGATGAATAAGGCTCTGACCGTCAAGCAAATTATTACAGGGATAGAAAACACTTTGGCGGCCGGGATCAGCCCGGGCTATAATATTATTTTTGGTAATATCGGCGAGAATGCCGAGTCGCTGCGCCTGGGGATGGAGTTTTTATTGAAATACGACGACCATTCGCAGCTGCGGACGATCAGACCAGTCACGCCTTACCCGGGCTCTCCGTTGTACTATTACGCGATCGAAAAAGGGCTGCTCAAGGATTGCGCCGACTTCTATGAAAATAAACACACTAATTCCGATCTGTTGTCGGTTAATTTTACCGAGATGACCGAGGATGAAGTATTGCGGGCGCTCCATGACGCCAACATCCAACTGATCGAGAATTATTACTCCCATCAAAGGATCAAGGCCAGAGAGACCGCTAAAAAATTATATCTGGAAAAAGATCAATCTTTCCGGGGTTTTAGGCAATCATGA
- a CDS encoding acylneuraminate cytidylyltransferase family protein → MSKILGIITARGGSKGVPGKNLKQVAGQPLIVWTIEQAKKSKQLDRLILSSEDQEIIAVARNNGCEVPFVRPIELAGDGTLTIEVVLHALKILKDKYDYVVLLQPTSPLRAAADIDGCIEMCLKTKANSCVSVVEAGKSLYWTFSVDRENHLRPLISTEKFILRRQDLPKAYTLNGAVYCARVDWLLEKKAFVTEETMAYVMPAERSLDIDSEYDLKVAEALLGDKIR, encoded by the coding sequence ATGAGTAAAATTCTCGGCATCATCACGGCGCGGGGCGGGTCCAAAGGGGTTCCCGGTAAAAACCTGAAGCAGGTCGCCGGGCAACCGCTCATCGTCTGGACGATCGAGCAGGCAAAAAAGTCAAAACAGCTTGATCGTTTGATCCTGTCTTCGGAAGACCAGGAAATTATAGCTGTAGCACGAAATAACGGTTGCGAGGTTCCTTTTGTGCGCCCGATTGAATTAGCCGGGGATGGCACTTTGACGATTGAGGTCGTACTACATGCTTTAAAGATCCTAAAAGACAAATACGATTATGTTGTTTTATTGCAGCCGACTTCACCGCTGAGAGCAGCGGCGGATATTGATGGTTGCATTGAAATGTGCCTTAAAACAAAAGCAAATTCATGCGTCTCGGTAGTCGAAGCGGGGAAAAGCCTTTACTGGACATTTTCCGTTGACCGTGAGAATCATTTGCGCCCCTTGATCTCAACAGAGAAATTTATCCTGCGCCGCCAGGATTTGCCGAAAGCGTATACTCTCAATGGCGCCGTTTATTGCGCGCGCGTCGATTGGCTGCTGGAAAAGAAAGCGTTCGTTACCGAAGAAACCATGGCGTATGTGATGCCGGCTGAAAGATCGCTCGATATAGATTCCGAATACGACCTTAAAGTGGCTGAAGCCTTGTTAGGGGATAAAATCAGATGA
- a CDS encoding 3-deoxy-manno-octulosonate cytidylyltransferase has product MRTLIVIPARLGSWRFPEKPLTIIDGMPMIEHVYRRSLLAKGVEEVVMAVCEDRVLQACEKFGAKIVMTSTQCPSAVDRVAEAARQLGYVSGNDLVLNVQGDEPAMPPPVIELTIEKLKNDPSARCANLIERITDEADLQNHHRIKAVISRHNRLIYLTRQAIPASVFDVKKRAVFYRQTCVIGFRGDFLQEFTRLERTPLELIEGIDMLRAIEHDLPIASGVSEYITQPVDTPEDIGRVIALLKNDPYWQSRYSSQSVKGATNSGK; this is encoded by the coding sequence ATGCGCACATTAATAGTTATTCCAGCCAGGCTTGGCTCCTGGCGATTCCCCGAAAAGCCGTTGACTATCATCGATGGGATGCCGATGATCGAGCACGTTTATCGGCGATCTTTGCTGGCCAAAGGGGTCGAGGAGGTGGTCATGGCTGTCTGTGAAGACCGAGTTCTTCAGGCTTGTGAGAAATTTGGCGCTAAAATCGTTATGACCTCAACCCAGTGCCCTTCGGCGGTGGATCGGGTCGCTGAAGCGGCCAGACAGCTTGGTTATGTTTCCGGCAATGATCTGGTCCTTAATGTCCAGGGGGATGAGCCGGCCATGCCGCCGCCGGTGATCGAGCTGACGATCGAAAAGCTAAAAAACGACCCGTCGGCCAGGTGTGCTAATCTGATTGAAAGAATTACAGATGAGGCCGATCTGCAAAATCATCACCGGATCAAAGCGGTCATTTCCCGCCATAACCGGCTGATCTACCTGACCAGGCAGGCGATACCGGCTTCGGTCTTTGATGTCAAAAAAAGAGCGGTCTTCTATCGGCAGACTTGCGTCATCGGTTTTCGCGGTGACTTTCTTCAGGAATTTACGCGGCTGGAGCGGACGCCGCTCGAACTGATCGAAGGGATAGATATGCTCCGGGCGATCGAGCATGATTTGCCGATCGCTTCCGGCGTGTCGGAATATATCACCCAGCCGGTTGATACGCCGGAAGACATCGGGCGGGTGATCGCACTATTGAAGAACGACCCTTATTGGCAAAGTCGATATTCAAGCCAAAGCGTAAAAGGAGCGACAAATAGTGGTAAATAA